In the Pogona vitticeps strain Pit_001003342236 chromosome 2, PviZW2.1, whole genome shotgun sequence genome, gatatttcttcaggcaatcttaattccagtttgggattcctccagtccggcctttcgcatgatgtattctgcatatgttaaataagcatggagacaatatacagccgtgtcgtactcctttcccaattttgaaccaatcagtgtttccgtatccagttctaactgttgcttcctgtcccatgtatagatttctcaggagatagataaggtggtcaggcactcccatttctttaaggactttccatagtttgctgtggtccacacagtcaaaggcttttgcatagtcaatgaagcagaagtagatgtttttctggaactctctggctttctccataatccagcgcatgttagcaatttggtctctagttcctctgccccttcgaaacccagcttgtacttctgggagttctcggtccacatactgttgaagcctaccttgtaggattttgagcataaccttactagcgtgggagatgagtgcaattgtatggtagttggagcattctttggcactgcccttctttgggattgggatgtagactgatcctttccagtcttctggccactgctgagttttccaaacttgctggcatattgaatgtagcaccttaacagcatcatctttcaagattttaaatagttccactggaatgccgtcacctccactggccttgttgttagccaggctttctaaggcccacttgacttcgctctccaggatgtctggctcaagatcagcaaccacactatctgggttgtccgggatatccaaatctttctggtatagttcctctgtgtattcttgccacctcttctagatgtcttctgcttctgtgaggtctctcccatttttctcctttatcatgttcatctttgcacaaaatgttcctttaatatctccaattttcttgaacagatctctggtttttccttttctattcttttcctctatttctttgcattgtttgtttaagaaggccctcttgtctctctttgctattatttggaagtctgcattcaattttctgtaactttccctgtctcccttgcattttgtttcccttctctgctatttgtaaggcctcgttggatagccactttgctttcttgcatttccttttctttggaatggtttttgttgctgcctcctgtacaatgttacgagcctctatccaaagttcttaaggcagtctgtccaccaaatccagttccttaaatctgttcttcacttccactgtgtattcataagggatttggtttagattatacctgactagcccagtgttttttcctactcacTTCAGTTTAAACTTACATTTTGCTATGagcagctgatgatcagagccacaatcagctctaagtcttgtttttgctgactgtattgagcttctccatctttggctgcagagaatataatcaatctgattacgatattgcccatctggtgatttccatgcgtagagtcgcctcttgtgttgttggaaaagggtgtttgtgatgaccagcttgttctcttgacaaaactctattagcctttgccctgcttcgttttgaactccgaggccaaacttccctgttgttccttttatctctcaactccctactttagcattccaatcccctagaatgataagaacatctttctttggtgtcagttctaaaaggtgttgtaagtcttcatagaattgttcgatttcagtctcctcagcattggtggttggtgcataaacttggattattgtgatgttgaaaggtctgccttggattcgtattgacatcattctatcatttttgagattatatcccattacagcttttcccactcttttgttgactatgagggctactccattccttctacgggattcttgcccgcaatagtaggtatgataatcatctgaactgaattcacccatacctgtccattttagttcactgacactcaggatgtcaatgtttattcttgccatctcctgtttgatcacatccagctttccaaggttaatagatcttacatttcaggttcctatgcagtattcttctttgcagcattggactttcctttcacttccaggcacatccacagctgagcgtcctttagGCTTTgggccaaccacttcattagctctggagctacttgtacttgttctccactcttcctcagtagcatgttggacgccttccgacctgaggggcccatcttccagtgtcatatcttttagccttttgtttctgatcatggggttttcttcatggattgctgccttgtcatggcaaaggggcttgagtaattcagagaaattatgggctatgccgtgcagggacatccaggatggacaggtcatagtggagagttccgactaaacacaatccacctggagcaggaactggcaagccactccagtatctttgccaagaaaaccccatgatcagaaagaaagcataccgccgaagaattgatgcttttgaattgtggtgctggaggagtctcttgagagtcccctggactgcaaggagaacaaacctatcaattttgaaggaaatcaaccctgagtgctgtctggaaggacagatcctgaagctgaggctccagtactttggccatctcataagagaagaatacttggaaaagaccttgatgttaggaaagtatgacggcaagaggagaagggcacgacagaggatgagatggctggacagtgtctgtgatgcaaccaacatgaatttgacacaactacgggaggcagtggaagataggagggcctggcgtgctctggtccatggggtcacaaagagtcggacacgactaaatggctAAATGACGAtgatgagaggactggagaggcagagtcagcagctacatgtgGTTTGGCGGGAGAAGaaggagtcagagagagagatggttaggaaaataggtagagaagatggtaatgatatagcaagagaaaagaagaatgtactgagaggactgttgATTTGCTTATatatgtgtatctgagaaacttctgtgataattcaatctgcttcacttcaataaataagttatgtttctgtttacaagacaagtgttcacacaaacgtcatttatattgtggattgaagtaatccactggtggtagcgaGAAGAGAAagtgatgtgagcctttgtgaggggaaaaaacaaataggGGCTACAAGGGTGGATGCCACACACATCTTTCCTTCCGAGTCTCCTAGTTGGGGATGCTGGGGGTGGCGAAGGGGGTAGGTCAGAGATTCCCTCCAAAAAGCAGGGAGACCCCCCCGATGTCCCCTACCAGCaaggcactctgtgtgtgtgtgtgtgtgtgtgtgtgtgtgtgtgtgtgtgtgtgtgtgtgtgtgtgtatgtgtatgtgtgtgtgtgtttggtgcaTGCATGGGGGGGCTCAACCGGGTTTTCCTCTGAGGAAACCCCCCCAACTTTCTCCTGAATCCTGCAGGCATCGGTGGCTGTCAAGAAAAGGAATGAGAGGAAGGAACTtggctctccccctccctcttccccccacccggGGTTCCCCCAAAGTCCAGGCCCCCATTTCTgaaaaagtgggaaaaggggTTTTTAAGGCTCCAATGCCCtggggtggaagaggaggagcttggcagaaggaagaggaggaagaggaaggtgtgtgtgtggggggggaaccgagagagagagagattggcagGAGGGTTGCCAGAAAGGGGGCTCAGCAGAGAAAGTGGAAATTCCAGCTTGTGAGGCAGGAGATAcgaaacattggggggggggtgagggaaggACTTGGCTGGAAGAGAAGGACCTTGTTGGTCATGGAGGctgatagaagaagaagaagaagaagaagaagaagaagaagaagaagaagaagaagaagaagaagaagaagaagaagaagaagaagaagaagaagaagaagaagaagaagacaacgacaacgacaacgacaacgacaacaacgaccAGGAGGGAGAATCTGGCAGAGTTTGGATaaattgttcttttcttttaatacacTGCTGCCCATctagccaaaggccactctggatgtCTTAAaacatgtggtggtggtgggagggacaggagaaggaaggaaatcttcaAAGCTAGAAAGATCtgaagaaggaaggagtggggggtttagctgggagggagggggccaaggCAGGCAactttccagagagagagagagagactgacctTTTCGGATTGTTCAGGAGGTTTTCCTTCCGTGGCTCTTTTAAGGGGGGGGGTCCAGGAGAGAGgaggacaaaaaaattaaaaatgcaaagggGAACGGAAATCCACTTAATGGAGGCTGCCCCCTTTATCACTTCCTAACAACTGGTGGCAGCCTCTGTGAAGCAACACCAGGAAATCCAAATGGAGCATCTCTTCCCGAATTTCTCCTCAAGAGGCAGAACAAAAACAGATTCTTTTTTGTGAAACCGTAGATTTCAACTGCAATGGGATGCAAATTAAAGAAGTGCCGTCTGAGCTTGTCAATTCCCCTTTCTGAATTGGGAGTGTGGACCCTGCCTCTTCTGTCCCAGCCTGTAGGCGAGAATATTTTGACCCTTTTTCTCGTGGTTTCCTCTTTCAGCTGCTGGTGTTCTTTCAGGAGCTGACTTCGTATTTCCTCAGAGGAAAATGGGATCTTCTGCATCAAGGCTAGAGAGCTCCGCACACAGATGTCCTccttgagatttctgggagtAAGAAGGTCTCTCCAGGTAAGGGATTATGGCCTCCTGGGGATGGAGAGTGTGAAGGAGGTTTCTTGTTGCTTCCTGCTAGGGCGCAGCTATTTAGCAGAATAACAAACTTAGAAGTAGCCTAGATCGACTTGATGTTGAATCCCAATTTGTCactatccttcttgaagtacggtgtccagaactggacacagtactcaaggtgaggcctcacCCGTGCCAAATAGAGGGATTTGGAGATGGATTGCTTCCTAAATTCATCTCttgtaagggacgtggtgatTGTGGTTCTTCCCCAAGCCCCAGAAGCTCAAGAAGGGatgaaaagcagagaagaaaatgaaagctaCAAACTTTTTGGGGTGTgggtcattttgtttttaattgtcctcctctgttgttattattgttgttgtttagtcaagtcatgtccaattcttcatgagcccatggaccagagcatgcaaggccctcctgtcttccactgcctcctggagctgggttaaattcatattggttgcttcgatgacactgtccaaccatctcgtcctctttcatcccctgctcctcttgccttcagtctttcccaacatcagggtcttttccagagagtcttctcttctcatgagatggccaaagtactggagcctcagcttcaggatttgtccttccagtgagcactcagggttgatttccttcagaacggataggtttgatctccttgcagtccaggggactctgaagagtctcctccagcaccacaatacaaaagcatcaattctttggtggtcagccttctttatggtccagctctcacttccatacatcactacaggaaaaaccatagctttgactatgcaaaccatTGTCGGAAAGgtgattttctgctttttaagatgctgtcaaggtttctcatcgctttcctcccaagaagcaggcgtcttttaattttgcggTTTCTGTCACATTCTGCttttatcatggagcccaacaagATGCTGTCTTAGTTTTGAtaattagtttttttgatgtttagcttcagaccattttttgcactctcctctttcaccctcattaagagattccttaattcctcctcactttctgccatcagagtggtatcatctgcatatctgaggttgctgatatttcttccggcaaacttAATTGAGTGTAGAGAATTTGAGAACAAAGGTCAACCTAGAAAAAAATACCTCACCCAAACATACCTCACCTTCTGCCTCAGCTGCTTCTTCAATAAAAGGGCTTAGTGCTTCTGCTCACCCCCATGTAAAGCTGAAACCCCGCCCCCTCaaaccatgtggtcagggagaacaaaggtcagcctagaaaaaaaatacctcaccaaaatgTCTACCTCAAACACCTCACCTTCTGCCTTAGCTGCTTCTTCAAGaagcaaggtgttttttttttaatttatacatGTGAAATTTCATATTTTTGCATTCCTCCCTGCCTGTCCCGTGGATAGTGGAGGATTTGAGGATGTTTCAGTGTTAGTTTTGCTAGCAAGGACTAATATTAAacctgaacatttattttattcaatctCAGTCAAGTGTTTCCAGGCCTTTTCCATAATATTTCCTGACaccgtggtgccccgcatagcgacattaatccattccggattaatcgtcgctatgtggaaacatcgctaaacggaacggggaaacccaacatcgtttaatgcgttccaaatgggcacaaaactcaccgttcagcgatgttcctccatagcggcagccatttccgggcccTCGGTAAGCGACGGCAGGGCCCGAAAATGGCGGCTGCCATTTTAggaccgctgatcagctgtgtgaaaatggggcctttaaagcccccattttcacacagccggcCCTCCCCCGAGGCCGCTCCAAAgcgctggccggcattttcgTGGCCAGCGCTTCGGAACGGCGGCGGGGGAGGGCTCCCTTGCGGCCGCTCCGAAGTGCTGGCTGcgaaaatgccggccagcgcTTCGGAactgggaggcagggcagggcctGGGTGTTCCCGACGGCCCTCCTCCCAGCCCCTCACCactgttgccgccgccgccgggctttggaagcggcttccgaagcccagcagcagcagtggagacGGAGGTGAGGGGCCGGGAGGAGGGCCTCCGGTAACACCCGGGCCTTTCCCTCCTGGCTCTGCCCGAGCCACCCCTCACCCGTCTCCGCCGCCACTGCTGGGCTTCGGAAGCCGCTTCCGAAGCCCAGCAACGGTGGCggagacgggggtgaggggtggctcgGGCAGAGCCAGGAGGGAGcgagccacccctcacccccgtctccGCCACCGTTGCTGGGCTTCAGCAGCGGGGCGGAGACGGGGATGAGGGGTGGCTCGGGCGGTGCAGGCTTCGGAGCTACCGCCAGGGAAACTTGCCCCATGGTAGCTCCGAAGCCTTTGCACCCCGGCCGGGTGGTGCAGGCTTCGGAGCCACCGCCGGGAGAAGCCTCCCCGCGGTGGCTCCGAAGCCTTTCACCCCCAGCCAGGCGGAGCAGGCTTCGGAGCCACCGCCAGGAGAAGCCTCCCCGCTGTGGCTCCAAAGCCTTTCCCCCCCAGCCAGGCGGTGCAGGCTTCGGAGCCACCGCCGGGAGAAGCCTCCCCGCGGTAGCTCCgaagcctttcccccccccccggctgggcGATGCAGGCTTCGGAGCCACAGCCGGGAGAAACCTCCCCATGGTAGCTCCGAAGCGCCCACTGGctagctgggggaaaatgggtcctatggggaaaaatcgtaaagcaatttttccccgtaggaaacatcgtaatgcgattgcttttacgatcgcaaaatccgcatcgttatgtggatttgtcgttaaatggggcactcgttatacgaggcaccactgtacattttcatTTCTACTTGGAAACAAAGTCATTCAGCCCTCATTTATTGATCTTTATACATCAGTGTGAAGCTGAAATATTTCATATCTGCTTTCCTATTGCCATCTTGGAGACTAAGATTGTTATAACATAGAAATGGTCAGGAAAGTTAATTCCATTTTTGCAATATTTTAACAATTAAAATGTTTGAAGTTCAGTAAGCAAAGGGTTTCCACAGTCCAGAAATCAAAAGTAATTAAGTCACAAGaatcttttcattttccttttgctgTTCCTTGCTGCAGCTCTGGGGTTTGTCCCTTCCTCCTGACAGTCAAAGAGAAAGCCCATAACTTTGCTTCAGCCCAAATGAGAGTCCTTTCTGTGCTGTGCTCcctgtctcccctccccctttcaggTAACAAACGAAAGAAACAATATTCTATCTGGCCAGCTCTTCTGTAACCGAAAAGAAGCATATGGGAAAAAAGAAGCGAAAATAAATAccgaaaaggagaaaaaaagcagTAAGAAAGGGAGACaacaagagggaaaaggaaatttCCAGCTTCTCCAGAGTCTAAGGTTTAAGGTATCCTCACTGTAAGAAAAAGCCATGAAAAACgaggaagaagaaaggattcCATCTGCAGAAAAACATTCAAGTGTACCTCATATACCAGTATACATGAGAGAGCTCACcaaggaaatgaaaaatgaatatattacaCATAAAAAAATCATGAGTGGAGAGGAATATAATTGCAGGCCATGTGGAATGAGCTCCAGCCACAGCAGTGACCTCAGTTcacatgaaaacacacacacaagggagaaaccatacaaatgcatggagtgtggaaagagcttcactcacAGTGGTAGCCTTAATAAACATCAAAGaaaacacagaggggaaaaaccacataaatgcttcgaatgtggaaagaacttcagtaaCAGTCGTAGCCTtaataaacataaaaaaatacacacaggggaaaaaccatttaaatgcatggaatgtggaaagagcttcatttgGAGTGATAGCCTTAATGCACatcgaaacacacacacaggggaaaaaccatatcagtgcttggaatgtggaaagaacttctcTCACATTGCTTACCTTAAATCAcatcaaaaaacacacacaggggagaaaccatataaatgcatggaatgtggaaagagcttcagtcagagtgctCACCTTAAGGCAcatcaaaaaacacacacaggggagaaaccatataaatgcatggagtgtggaaagagcttcagtcgcagtGGTAGTCTTAattcacacaaaaaaacacacacaggggagaaaccatatgaatgtttggaatgtggaaagagcttcattcagAGTGATAGCCTTAATGcacataaaaaaacacacacaggggagaaaccatataaatgtatggaatgtggaaagagcttcactcaaAGAGGTACCCTCAGTTcacataaaaaaacacacacaggggagaaaccatatcaatgcttggaatgtggaaagagcttcactcacAGCAGTACCCTCAGTTcacataaaaaaacacacacaggggagaaaccatataaatgcatggaatgtggaaagagcttccgttGCAGTGGTCACCTTAAATCACATCACAAAATACATACAGGGGAGaaaacatataaatgcatggaatgtggaaagagcttcagtcagagtgctCACCTTAAATCAcatcaaaaaacacacacacgggagaaaccatataaatgcatggaatgtggaaagagcttcatttgGAGTGATAGCCTTAATGCAcatcaaaaaacacacacaggggagaaaccatataagtgcttggaatgtggaaagagcttcagtcgcaaTGGTCACCTTAATGCCCATGAAAAAACACACTGGGGAAAAGCCTCATAAATACATGTAATGAGGagagagcttcagtcacagtaaTAACCTtaattcacatttaaaaaactCACAAGGAAAAAACcataacccccacccccaaatttagGAGAAATTACCTTGTTTCATATCAGAGAAGAAACATGGAATAAAAAGCATAAGCTGCTTCCAACATTCAGTAAGACCGATCACCTTATTAAATATGAAGAACAGAACTCTTTTCTTTCAATCTTTGGAAGTTGCTGGTGTCTTCCAACATGGAATGTTGGAAGGCATTGGGTAAATGAAAAATACCTTTTTTATCAAGGGAATAACATGAGAGAGACTCTCTCAATCCATTTATGAGATTGGGTACTACACACCAACCACCCCATTGAATTTGTAGCTTTGCGCATGGCAAAGTTTTATTTCAGTTCAACTCTCACTACAACTCCACATTCTGCAGGCTGaggtacaca is a window encoding:
- the LOC140704059 gene encoding uncharacterized protein LOC140704059 codes for the protein MKNEEEERIPSAEKHSSVPHIPVYMRELTKEMKNEYITHKKIMSGEEYNCRPCGMSSSHSSDLSSHENTHTREKPYKCMECGKSFTHSGSLNKHQRKHRGEKPHKCFECGKNFSNSRSLNKHKKIHTGEKPFKCMECGKSFIWSDSLNAHRNTHTGEKPYQCLECGKNFSHIAYLKSHQKTHTGEKPYKCMECGKSFSQSAHLKAHQKTHTGEKPYKCMECGKSFSRSGSLNSHKKTHTGEKPYECLECGKSFIQSDSLNAHKKTHTGEKPYKCMECGKSFTQRGTLSSHKKTHTGEKPYQCLECGKSFTHSSTLSSHKKTHTGEKPYKCMECGKSFRCSGHLKSHHKIHTGEKTYKCMECGKSFSQSAHLKSHQKTHTREKPYKCMECGKSFIWSDSLNAHQKTHTGEKPYKCLECGKSFSRNGHLNAHEKTHWGKAS